From the genome of Hymenobacter gelipurpurascens:
AATAGCCAACTTCGAGGGCGACTTCAGCATCTCCGCCGCTTCCACCGATACGCTTATTTTCCGGGCTGTCGGCTTCAAAGCGCAACGTATGCCCCTGGGCGGCACCGGCCTCTCGCAGCTGATTGTGCAGATAAAGCTCCGGCAAGACACCGTGCTGCTGGGCGAAGTGCGCGTAACGGAAGGCCGCCCCGACCGCGCCGCTATCAACAAGGCCTTGCGCAATATCCGGCGGCCCAGCACCGCGCCTACCAGCGCCGTGAAGCGCCCGCCAGCCCCCAAACCACTTTTCGCCGTAGATTCTGCGGCGCCCAAAGCCCCCACGCCCAGCCTGGCCAGCCCCGTGAGCCTGATCTATGAGCAGTTTTCCAGAGAAGGCAAGCAGCGCCAGAAGATGATGGAAATTCAGGCCCAGGAAAACGCCGAAAAAGCCCGCCAGGCCCGCCAGAAGTACAACAAGAACTTCAAAGACAACCACGGCTACGAATAAGGTGAAGTGGTGATTCAGTGAGTTCAATGTGCTGGCGGAGCTAGGCCTATTTGTCATTGCGAGCAGAGCGAAGGAATCTTTCCTTGTCGTAAGCAGTGCATCTGATAAAACTAAGAGCCCTTACTTCCCTAGCGGTGGTAAGGGCTTTTGAATAGGCCATTAGTTGGCGCTAGTGGAAGGAAAGGTTGCTTCGTCCTTCGTCCTCGCAATGACAGATAGGCCTAGCTCCGTCAGCACATCGAACTCACAAACTCGTCATTTCACTACATCACCTGTTTACCTCTTCACCACTTTTCTCGTACAGCCGGTATATGAAAATCGGCTATCCTTGCGTAAACGAGTCTTTGGACTGCACTTCTACCAGCACGTTCCGGCTGGCGTCTTACTCCGATGAGCGGCTGGAGCTCACGGTGCGCAACAACCTCAACTGCCTGCTGCGCATCCTGGAGTTTAATGTGGCCCAGGGCATGCTGTTCTTCCGCATTGGCTCGGGCGTGGTACCGTTCGGCTCCCACCCTATCAACGGGTTTCCCTGGCAAACGCACTTTGCGGCGGAGTTTCGGGCCGTCGGCGACTATATCAAGGCCCACAACATGCGGGTGTCCTTCCACCCCGATCAGTTTGTGGTGCTGAACTCGCCCGATGCCGGCATTGTGGAACGTAGCATTTCGGAGCTGGTGTACCAGGGCTCGATGCTGGATCTGATGGGCCTCGACAGCACGCACAAGCTGCAAATCCACGTCGGCGGCCTCTACAACGACCGGGAGCTGGCCATTTCGCGCTTTATCGACACCTACCGCCGCCTGCCGGCCCCCGTTACGGCCCGCCTGGTTATTGAAAACGACGACCGGTTGTTTAGCCTGCAGGACTGCCTGCGCGTGCACGAGGCCGTGGGCATCCCGATTCTGTTCGATAATTTCCACCACGAGTGCCTGAACCACGGCGAGCCAATGGCCGAAGCCCTGCGCCTAGCTGCTGGCACCTGGCATCCGGAGCGCGACGGCACCATGATGATGGACTACAGCTCTCAGGCGCCTGGCGAGCGGAAGGGTAAGCACACCACCTCTTTGGTAGAAGAGCTGTTTCGGGAGTTTCTTACCCATTTGCAAGGCGTGAACCCCGATATCATGCTCGAAATCAAAGACAAGGAAATCAGTGCGCGGCGGGCCGTAGCCATCCTGCACGAGCTGGGCCTGGCTACACCGCAGCCGGTTTCTATTCAATAATATCTCACCCGATTTCTACACTTCCTCATGGCAAATCAATCGAATTCTGCTGACGCGAAACAGCTTACCGAGACCCTGCAAGCGTTGCAGGGTGGCCTAACCAGCATTCCAATCAGTACTGCCAGCACCACCATCGATCAGTGGCAGGAAGTGCTGCAGCAAAGCGGCATTCCAGCCCTGCAGGACATCGACCGGGAGCTTGGCAACCTGCAGTCGTTGCTCACGGTGGGCGCAAGTGGCCTAGATGGTCAGGCAATTGGCCGATCCCTCAGCATGCTCGGCAGCCAGACTTCGCAGGTAGCCGCTACCGCCGCCCCGGAGCTGCGGGCCTCTCTTACGCCTTTAGCTGATTTTCTGCTCAAAGCCGGCGGCAAGCTGGAAGACCAGAAGTAATTAATTGTCCCATATAAAAAGGTCTAGTTTACGCTAGGCCTTTTTCGTGGAAATATGCGAACCAAAAGTCTACGACTTTATCTATTATCTGCAAATATGGTTCTGATTGGTTGTTGTCAAATTCAATTATTAATTCAGTTGCAACATAGCCATCTTGGACATATCCGTTTTGAACATATCCAGAAGAATAACTCCTGACCATATTTGATCGCCCTTTACTAACAGTGAAGTGTTTACCACCAGTTATTATATCATGTAATACACTTAGCTCTGGACATATTTTCTCAAATGCCTGTCTTAGGTCATACAGACTCTGATAATTACTTTTCTCATTTGTATTAAAAACCCAATCTAACAAATGCCAACCTGACAGCGCACAGTCTAAAGCTTTATAACCTAAAGCTTTATAACGTGAGCCACTATGGTTTTTGAATTCAGTATAATCATGAACTAACTTTTTGAATAAGTCAACGGATGATTCTAAAAGGTTGTAATCATTCATACAGAATCAATTCAATACGTTACAAATACATTTATCAAACAAGGGCAACCTGTACAGGCGGGAAAGTGAGCAGGAAAGAGGTACCCAGCCCCATGATCGAGTTGACTTCTAGGCGAATGTGGTGCAGTTCGGCAATGGTGCGCACAATGGATAGGCCTAAGCCGTAGCTGTCGGTATCAGCGGCGGCGCCTTTATCAAACCGATCAAACAGGCGCGGGAGCTGCTCTTTGCTGATGCCTAGGCCAGTATCCCGGATTTCCAGCACGTAGCCGGCTCCTGCGGGGTGGCCTAGCACATGAATCTGGCCCTCGGGGCGGTTGTACTTGATGGCATTGCTGACCAGGTTGAATAACAGCGTAAACAGCAGGCCGCGGTTGCAGTTCACCACCGCAAAATCGGGGGACACTTGCTGGTGTAGCGTGAGGTTATGCACTTGCAGGCGGTCTTGCAGCTCCTCGGCTACCTCCGCCACCAGCTGAGCCAATGAAACCGTTTCGGTGCGCGGGAACTGGTCGTTTTCGATTTTGGAAATCATCAGCAGCGACTTGATGATGGTGCGCAGCCGGTGCACTGTCCGCTGCGATTCTACCACGCGCAGCAGGTTCTCATCGGAGAGGCTCTCGTCGGCGAGCATATTATCAAAGCGGTACTGCAGGGCGGTGAGCGGCGTGAGCAGTTCGTGCGAGGCATCAGCAATAAACTTGCGCTCCTTCGTGAACGACTCCTGAATGGTCGTCATCATTTCCCGCAGGCTCTCATCGAGGTACCGGAAATCTGTGGTGCTGGTCGGGATGGGGTCGAAAGTGAAAGAGGCCGGGTTGTGCACGTTTTTCAGCCGCTTCCGGATGATGGTGTTCAGGGGTTCCAGTAGGTAGCGGAAGAAGGCCAGATCGGCCAGCGTGGTGAGGCCAATAGCTACCAGCAGAATGTAGAAGGCATAGCGGCGGAAGTTCTTCTCCGTTTCGCCAATGCTGCCCGTGCTCCGGCCAATTTCCAGCAGATACGGCTGCCCATCCTGCACAAAGGAGTAGCTGAGCACACGGTATTCCACAATCTCGTCCTCCACCGCCCGCTTCGAGTCCTCAATAACATCGATTTTAGGACCCGGCGGAATCTCTTCCAGGGAGATAAACTCCTCCTTCAGCAGGTTGTAGCTCCCATAAGACGACTGCTCGCCCTCGATAAAGGTAGAAATGCCTGTACGCCGGATGATGCGCAGCACTTTCTCTTTCTTTTGCTGCAGGCGCTGATCGGTGGAAAGCAGGGCCAGGCGGCTCATCACGGGCGGCAACACGCCCACCAGCAGCAGCAAAATCGCAATCCGCGACAAGGCATTGAACAGCGAAAATTTGGCCCCCAGCTTCACAAGCGCATTATTTCGGTAATACGGCCCGGTAGCCCAGTCCGCGCACAGTTTCCAGCCAAGTTACGTCGGCGTACTGGCCTAGCTTCTTGCGCAGATTTTTGATGTGGGCGTCAATGTAGTTCGAGTCGAACCCCGATTCGGGCAAATTGCCCCAAATGTGCTCCGTAAGCTGCAGGCGCGTAAGCACGCGGTTGCGGTGGAGCACCAGGTAGCTCAGCACATCAAATTCCTTTACTGACAACGACACTTCCTGATGCTGATGCAGCAGCCGGCGGTTTTGCACGTCCAGCTCAAACTCTCCGCAGGCTACCAGCGGCTTGTTCAGCCCGAAGCGGCGGCGCGTGATGGCGTGCATGCGGGCCAGCAGCTCCGGCAACGAAAACGGCTTGGCCAGGTAGTCATCGGCCCCCAATTCCAGGCCGCGGATGCGGTCTTCTACACTGCCGCGGGCTGTAAGAATGATAAAGGCCGCGGTGGAGTCGTTTTGCTTGGCTTCGGCCAGCACGTCCAGGCCGTCGCCGCCGGGCAGGCCTAGGTCTAGCAGCACAAAGTCGAACCCATTATCGGCCAGCTGCTCCGAGGCTTCCCGGGCGGTGCGGGCCACAGTACAAACAAAGCTTTGCTGGTGCAGAAAAATACCCAGCTCGCGCGCCATGGTGCGCTCATCCTCCACAATCAATACCGTCATCAGCCGTCGTACTAAAGGGTCAGGGAGATGCTGCTGGTGAAGTACGAGCGGGCCCGTGAGACATCTTCGGGCAGCAGATTGACGGGCACAGCATAGCGCCACGCGCCCTGCACAGCTACTTTCCCCAGGTGATAGGTAAGCGGCACGCGCAGCTCATAGTTCAGGATTCGGAACCGGGTGGTGCTGGTCGTGACGGTGGTTGTTCCGGAGCCAGTTCCGGGGTTTTTGCCTTTCCCATTGCCATTTCCGCGCTGCTGCTGTTGCACCAAGCTAGTTTCGGCAAAGCTCTGGGTACCGGCCGTCACGCTCACGCGTGGCTCAATGGAGAGGTAGCCTTTCGGCGTAAAGAGCTTGTCTATTTCGAAATAGCGGGAGTTATCCAGAATCAGAAACAAGTCGTTGGAGCCCCCAAACAGATAGGCCACATTCAGGCGCGAGTACACGTAGCCCCAGT
Proteins encoded in this window:
- a CDS encoding carboxypeptidase-like regulatory domain-containing protein — its product is MFRCWLLPLVFLLLSVGLATAQVRVTGSVSDASTRKPIPGASVVVQRTRMGVIANFEGDFSISAASTDTLIFRAVGFKAQRMPLGGTGLSQLIVQIKLRQDTVLLGEVRVTEGRPDRAAINKALRNIRRPSTAPTSAVKRPPAPKPLFAVDSAAPKAPTPSLASPVSLIYEQFSREGKQRQKMMEIQAQENAEKARQARQKYNKNFKDNHGYE
- the uvsE gene encoding UV DNA damage repair endonuclease UvsE; the protein is MKIGYPCVNESLDCTSTSTFRLASYSDERLELTVRNNLNCLLRILEFNVAQGMLFFRIGSGVVPFGSHPINGFPWQTHFAAEFRAVGDYIKAHNMRVSFHPDQFVVLNSPDAGIVERSISELVYQGSMLDLMGLDSTHKLQIHVGGLYNDRELAISRFIDTYRRLPAPVTARLVIENDDRLFSLQDCLRVHEAVGIPILFDNFHHECLNHGEPMAEALRLAAGTWHPERDGTMMMDYSSQAPGERKGKHTTSLVEELFREFLTHLQGVNPDIMLEIKDKEISARRAVAILHELGLATPQPVSIQ
- a CDS encoding sensor histidine kinase — protein: MKLGAKFSLFNALSRIAILLLLVGVLPPVMSRLALLSTDQRLQQKKEKVLRIIRRTGISTFIEGEQSSYGSYNLLKEEFISLEEIPPGPKIDVIEDSKRAVEDEIVEYRVLSYSFVQDGQPYLLEIGRSTGSIGETEKNFRRYAFYILLVAIGLTTLADLAFFRYLLEPLNTIIRKRLKNVHNPASFTFDPIPTSTTDFRYLDESLREMMTTIQESFTKERKFIADASHELLTPLTALQYRFDNMLADESLSDENLLRVVESQRTVHRLRTIIKSLLMISKIENDQFPRTETVSLAQLVAEVAEELQDRLQVHNLTLHQQVSPDFAVVNCNRGLLFTLLFNLVSNAIKYNRPEGQIHVLGHPAGAGYVLEIRDTGLGISKEQLPRLFDRFDKGAAADTDSYGLGLSIVRTIAELHHIRLEVNSIMGLGTSFLLTFPPVQVALV
- a CDS encoding response regulator transcription factor; the protein is MTVLIVEDERTMARELGIFLHQQSFVCTVARTAREASEQLADNGFDFVLLDLGLPGGDGLDVLAEAKQNDSTAAFIILTARGSVEDRIRGLELGADDYLAKPFSLPELLARMHAITRRRFGLNKPLVACGEFELDVQNRRLLHQHQEVSLSVKEFDVLSYLVLHRNRVLTRLQLTEHIWGNLPESGFDSNYIDAHIKNLRKKLGQYADVTWLETVRGLGYRAVLPK